Part of the Vigna unguiculata cultivar IT97K-499-35 chromosome 3, ASM411807v1, whole genome shotgun sequence genome, aaattttaactaccTTCAAACTTAACAAATGTATGTCCATGGTTGACCtcaaaattatataactaacatttaaaattttataaacttgTGTTGACTTTTGTTTCACACTAATAAATAGTTTTCTagtgattaaaattaattccaAACACcatttaattcatttttgttgAGAATTCAAATGTAAGTTTAAGTCCCATATTGAGTAAAAATAGAAAGTTGAACATCATATAAAGATCAGGTCCATAAattcattgtcttaagatttcgAGTTGAGAGTAATGTCAATCTTTATGTATAGGTTAAACTTATGTTCATTGTTGTTAATATAGTCTACTACATTATGTATAAGTTTATGTAAAACATGATACATTACATTGGTCATATTATAACAAGATTTAATTTTGCTGATATGTCTTGATAAATCAAtcattttgatattatatatatatatataatatatattcgTTGATTAAGAAAAGACTATTCCAAATCTGCAAGTTTTATTGTTAACATCTTACTTCCTTAATTTTAGTAGTATTTCATGTGAaacttaaattcaaattttctaatCTTTAAAATGCTTAGtattaaatatatatcatttgaatatagatttatttttatactaaaaagTTACTATCCTCAAAGGGTAATTTTTGACATACGTGTATACATCCATAATGGACTTTTTAACACGACActatatactttataaaaacTGATATGACAGAAATTAAGATTAGTTAATAATGACACTAAAGATTGTTGTCGTATTTAAAGATGATGAGTTTAgtaataatttatgaaattgtttgcgGCCCGTTTGAATTTAGATTCAACTCATTCACAATTACTTTTAGTTGCACATGAAAGGTAACATAATAAATAACAGAATCAATTTCATTAGTTAGTcctaaatatttcataaatttaattctgtaattatttttttcatggtgtgattcttattttaatttttttaatttaaaaacaaaaaaattattaaaagaatagaataattttctaataaaaattcaatttaaaaaatactcaaataatttatatagtaATTAAATCTCAAGTcatacaattaaataaaaataaaaaactacacTACTCCTAAAAGGGAGacgaaaaaaatgtaaattttttgtttataaaatacaataagcTGAAATCCAAAAGTATAGATATATAGTAGTAGTTGTTTGAAAAAATAGATAGAGAGAGTAGATAGAtgaatgatgatgataatgttTGAAATTAGAGTTAAAAGTGAATTGAAAGGTGAGGCAAAGTGGTTGATGGGAATATGTGAGAGGAGACCCACAAACAGCACATCACACTTCATAACAAAACAACCACTATCCCTACCTTACACTAtgcacaattatttttaatgaaattgattaaacttattattaaaaattgattatcctaaaaatttcatttaaagaCATTAATCATAAATAGATTCATCTAAATAAGATAAAGTAAGAGATGCGTCATAAATGACAAATTATTTTGTCatcttattaaaattatctcATTTTGACTAAGACGCTGTTTTTGGTATAagacttaattttatttaaaagaaaaaaagaaaataaacaaatgacGACAAAACTCTCCCTCGTTGTGCCAAGCTGTCATCCattctatttttagttttatagtttataatttctttattttcatcgctaaagaaaaaagaattcgATGAAAAACAGAGTGGATTAATATAACCTtgaataactaattaaaaaataaaaaaataaaaataaaaatgatataaaagaataaaatattttctgacAACGGTTCCTTTCCTAATTCCATCGTTTGTTCCATCTCATTGTACAGCACACACAGGTCGAAGTTCCTCGTTGTGTTGTGGTGTGTTCTGTTTCGTGTGTTGTTCTGCCTCTGCTCTCTCTTTCGCTTTCTCTCCCACTCTCTGTTCCTTCAGTTTTCAGTTTCACCCAATCCAAACCTTCCACATTCTTCTTCTGCATTCTTCCTTCCTTTCTTGACAATTATTATGCATCGCCGTCCTAATCGTCTTCTCTCACCAACCGACTAGGGTTTGTCTTCCACGTTAGGTTTTTCGTTTTCTTGCCGGGATTCTGGGGGCAGACTTAATCTCCGGCAGCTATGGCCTCCAATTTGCAGATGAGTCCTGAGGTCGAGCAGATCCACGGTGAAATTCGCGACAACTTTCGTGCCCTCGCGTATGCCCTCTCTTAATTCTCTCTTCTTATCATTATGTGTATCACTCTACTACTCCTTCagattaagaaattaatttgattgatgATAATCTTGGTGGTAGTGGTAGATGTTGTGATTTGCGATTTTATGATTGTTGACATTGGGGGATTGGTTGATTACCCTCTGAAATGTGATTTTCTGTGATTTCAGACTTGGGGTTATTTGGCCTCTGGGTTGGGTAGTGTTGTAGCTTTTCTGTTCAGGTGATTCGTTTGTATTATTTATGCAGACGAGAAGAGTTTTCATCTGGACTTTAACGGGTAGTGAGACTCTAGGGTGGAGTTGCTTGTTTTTGTTTACCACTACACATGTTTTCGTCTTCGGTCACtgtgatttatttttcatctcttGAACCTCTTAATATTACTGTCTTGGATGACTTAGATTTCCCTCTCCCATTCAAATGGTGGGTTGAACCAGTTGTTGGTAGTGACGTTATCGTTCCTTTGTTTCTCTTTATACAAGTGATTTGTGGCTTGGTTGTACTTTTCTTTTGCTTTAGTCTCGAGATAATGTATCCTTAGTTGGTGTTACGATCATAGTTGTTTTTAACGAAAGAACCAGGGATTAATGACTTTTGTGAATAGGTCCCATTGTTTAAGCAGTTGGGTTGGGGATGTGCTATAATGTGGATGATCTGTAATTTCTTGcttagtttatttatttgttgacaTGCTTCACCTTTTGCATCCAGAAATGGCTTCCAGAAGTTGGATAAGATTAAAGATGCCAATAGACAAACTAATCAGCTTGAAGAACTCACGGACAAGATGAGGGACTCCAAAAGGTTAGTagttatgtattttatatttttaatcctgTCATCACTCACTGTAAAGTGTATCTCTCTAAACAAGATAATAAAACTTTGAATGGGAGGCAAATGCACTCTGTCCAAAATATCTCCTTTTCTTCTCTCCACAGGTTAGCATGGTGGAAAATTTGCTTGTTATTGTTAAATGTAATAGCAAAAGCTCTGTAATGGAATTTACACCTTATACCAATTTCCCAGGATTGGGTGATGCTAACATGGAAAACAAACCTATTCTATATCGAATATTTTAGGGAAAAGAAATGGGTAGTAATTTTGTTGTTTATCATGCTGTCGATGTGCTTTCCAGACTTCTTATTTGTTAGGTAGACTAAATTTGCCCTTTTTCAATGTCCCATTTCTGAAAGAAGTGAAATTCCCTGTGATTAATGGTTTCAGGTTGATAAAGGAGTTTGATCGTAAAATTAAAGATGAAGAGGGGAGAAATCCCCCAGAAGTGAATAAGCAACTGAATGATGAAAAGCAATCAATGGTCAGTACCCAGAacacttattttcaatttttccttTGCTCATGTTGAAAATACTGTATCTAATTCTTCAAAGTTTGAATTGATCTTCCGGCTTATTCTGTTTTTGACGTGTAACAACTTTATTAGTATTTTTCAAGTAATGGCAATTACTTTGAGTATTGTCAAGACACTTAAAGTGATTCCCAGACGATCAGAAAATAGCTTGTGTCTGAGGATTGTGCACAGTTGTTTCACATTCCCTGTGCATTTAAACAAACAGCCAAGTCTTTGTGTTTGCTAATGTACATTCTTCTTGCAGATCAAAGAGCTAAACTCATATGTGGCATTGCGAAAAACGTAAGTTTGTCTTTATTCTTCCATTTCTTTCTTTAACAtatcaaattgattttcttcaAAGTTATGGAGCAAATCAAGTTGTGAAGACCAGTTTTCTTTATGGGCGTATTCAATATTCTGAATCACGAATTCATGATAAATGTTGCTGCAAAGATTAGCAGAACCAATAAAGCAAAATTCAGTTTCCCTTTTTGTTGACTCTACTGCTAAATAAGGTTTTGGAGCTTTGAAAGGAGGATTTACGCTATCACTTCATAAACAGGTACATGAACACCATTGGAAATAAAAAACTTGAACTTTTTGACAATGGAGCTGGAGCAAGTGAACCTACAGCTGATGAAAACGTTCGACTGGCATCAGGTAAGATGTTTGATGGAATTAGTAACTGGTTCAATGAGGTGTTGTCAGAACTTTACATATTAATGAAATTGATTTCAGAGTACATTTGTGCTTCTATTGTAATAAGTTTCCATATAGAATTTGTGCATTGTGTGATTACTAATTTTTGCAAAGGCATACTTCAGGCTTTTATCTTTGTTGGTGTGTCCTTCTTGGGGTTGGGTGTGCATTTGGGTAAACAGCTTATCATGTAGTAAAATGACCAATTAAGAGTTTTTTGAATAAGTACCTAAGATTAATGTACTTTTGTTTGAGTTGTTTCTACAATTGAAGAGCAATTAGCTGTAAGCTGTTTTCATAAGCTATTTTGGAGAGCTTGTTAAATAGCTGCGGGCTGTGACACAATTCACAGGTGGTGAGAGCAGCAGCGTTGTGGGGGTACATGAACCAAAAAGGAGGTTGTGGCTTAGGGTGTATGGGCAGGTTAAGTTTCTAATGTTTTGTTTCGATTGGGTTGTATGACCCAacccttttttttaaaaaaaaaatagaaatataattaaaactgaGAATAGAAAccagaagagaaaaaagaactAGGGATTGCATGCCTCAGGTTCGGTCGGGTTGTGCTGACCTTAGGCTTCTTTGTGAAGATGTGTGCAGTTTGGGATTGCAATTTCTGCCATGGCTATTCCGATCCACCATTCTGTGACACCCAATATGACATAGTGCTGCCATGCAAACTCCGATTGTCTCTTCCATGTTCTGTCGATCAATTTTCCATAGCATGACTGCCTTTTTTCATTAACACTGTCAGCTGTTCTGTGTGTTCTCTTAAGTCTCAACGCCTACACATTCACTTATGTCATAAGACAACTTGTCCACAAGCCTTCCAAACACACCCATTGCAtgcttattatatttttgtgtagCAAATATTAAAGTAACTGGTAAATGTCCTAATTATCTTTAGCAATAATGCCTTTTTGCTTCTATTATAGAAATGTCAAATCAAGAGCTAATCAATGCTGGGACAAAGACAATGGATGAAACTGACCAGGCTATTGAGAGATCTAAGCAGGTGAGTCACTTCATAGTTACACCTCCATTGCTGCTGCTGGACCTTTTTCTTACTTATTTCAAAATGTAGGTTGTACATCAAACAATTGAAGTTGGCACCCAAACTGCTGCTACCTTGAAAGGCCAAGTAAGTCTGATTTGCATTGAGTATCCTAATATGAAGGAAAAAGTGAGAGATAACAATTTGACCTTTATTtctgtttattaatttttgcaGACTGAACAAATGGGCCGTATTGTTAATGAACTTGATTCAATTCAGTTCTCAATTAAGAAGGCCTCCCAACTTGTTAAGGAGATTGGTAGACAGGTTGGTATCAATTGATTGCTTCCATGCACTATTTATTTACCTTTCTTCAAGACTGTGTCCATTGAACTAAGTTGTGTTTCCCTATTTCAGGTAGCTACAGACAAGTGCATCATGCTTTTTCTGTTTCTCATCGTCTGTGGTGTGATTGCCATTATTGTCGTGAAGGTATCATTTTCATGTCATCCATTACTTTAATGAATTTCTACTGGATTTTTTTTCCTCTCGAATTATGCTACAGTTTTTAAAGAACTAATGATGATCCGCACTACTGATTGCCAATTAAAGAAATGCTTATGGTCAATGTGTCATCTACAGATTTTTCCGCTGTGCACTAATAAATGTTTCATATTTATGCAATACCTACTCTATCTTTCTGTTTTAACTGTTATCTTGTGTAGATTGTGAATCCCCACAACAAAGATATTAGGGATATCCCGGGATTGGCACCTCCAGTTCCCACAAGGAGGCTTTTGTATGCAAGGACAACAGATCATTTCGATTAATTCTTATATTTGAACAAGAGTGAACTGCGTCCTACTCCTACCAACTTGATTCTTGTTCTCATTGCTGCGGCGGAAGTTAGAGGATTGTTGTCTGGAGGCATTATTTTGGTCtcttcaattaattaaatattgtacACTTGCATACCCTTGTTTGTGATTTTATGTAAATCACACGAGAGCCTTCTGCTTTTCTTTCGAGTGCCATGTTTCGTTATTGTAACATTCCAAAAGTGTAGGACCAGAGAAAGTAATGCTGTTAAATTCGTTCTGTATATGTCTAATTCAAAGTGAGATTTGTCCCCGCCCCCTCTCCTATTTCTCTTTAATGTACACACACTTTCCGAACTCAGATGGATTGCTTTTGTAAATTACGTTCAGGGTTGAGCTTGCAGTTGTTCATATAAAGTTTCTTTGGCCTTCAAGccttaatatttgtttaatttaacttatttttgaaaaaaatagttacttgTCAGTTTATCGAAAGAGTCTTATAAAAGATCTTTTAGTTTTCTTCTATATTAACAGTTACTTAACCTGCCTTTTTGAATGAGAAAGAACGTGCTCTGTTCTCTAAATTCCAATAATGTTCTGAGTGTTCATCCGTTAGTTTTTATGTTAGGACTCATCCTTAACTGTAGAAGACGCAACCCAAATCAGAATGTATTAACAGATTTCTGACTTACAACTAATTTTTCTCCAACACTAGCTTGCATCGCCTTGTCTTGAAATTTAGAAAGTTATTTTGTTTGTTACACTGCAATGAGGTGGAATAAATAATGGAGATACACGAAGAAGCAAGTCTGCCCTGATATGTAAGTTTCAAGTAAAAGACCAGTATATCTTATTCTGATGATCTCTATCCCTAAAATCAATTGGTCATTCActtttaagaatatatatacacacacacacacacttttgCAACACAATGATTATTATACAAATAGATACTTAGAGAGACCTTTTCAAGGAAAACCAACCTTTATTCAAAATTGTGCCCCAAATGGTGGTAATAAATTTAGACTGATATAGGAATTAAGAGGAGACTGGGTCCCCCACTCTGGTCTTATACCCCAGATCAACACATGACAAAGAACAAGCGAGAACGATTCCATTATAAAGCATACTAGTTGAGAAAGAATAAAGAGTGGTATTTTTTACCAACTTCCACTTGTTCTTTCTCCAAAAGGGgaaaaatatatgatgaataTTGTAATGGGGTTTTCATTTTCCTGTGGCATGGTTGGCTAGCTGCATGCGTCCAATATGAGACACCCTTGATGACGAAATTAGCGGTGCTTCTTCATCAAAGTTCATATCAGAAAGAGAACCATTTCCTCCATTGTTACCAACATTATCTGCCACATATAAATCAGATGACCTCTTCTCGAATTTCCAGTCCTGTATGTCGATGGAATTTGATCAGGCAAGATGAATAAACTAGAAATTAAAATGACCATGCTAAAATATGCGATAAAAATTTCCTGATCTTTGTCAGTTACTTCATTCTTAACTCATATTAACATGCATAACAAGTTTACATAGACTCAAACACAAATTCTGAAGTTATGCCAAGAAGATACCTTTGTCATTCGATCTGGAATAATTTCAGCAGGTGATTGAGAGGCTCTGACATCCCTAACCTTGATGTAATTGTACATCACAACTCCACATAGTGCTGCAGGTAAAATATGAAAGGATGAGGAGGGagggagattaaaaagaatTGATCTTTTCAAACAAAACTTACCAATAGCATAGCCAATTATGTTCAGCCATGTTATTGCTGACTCTGGAAATATAACGGTAGAAAGGGCTATCAATATCCAGTCTTTAAGCACTCCAGCAACCCGTATGGTTACGGCACCAGTTCTACCGATTACtaagaaaatggaaaaattcAAGGCTAAAGCACACAGAGCATTGGAAAAGAATATCCAAAAGTTGAACTGAATCTGCGAAACTTCCATCACGGGCTTTTCCAGCAGGTACCAAGGCACAAAGAGAAACACAAAACTGCATTCAACAAAGTACAAATCAATGAGCAGATAACATATGGTAAGCTGGTTTTGAACAAATGCAAGCATTGATGCTACCGATAACAGCGTATAAACCACCTAATAACAGAAGCAATAAAATTGATATGACAAAAATCATATACTTATAAGAAACTAAAAGTACAAGAATGACTTCTGCATACATTGTTTCAAGGATACTTTCTACGTATCTGTATTCGATATTTGATCGATAATCATAGATGTATGGATGTATGGATGTaggatgataataatttataattttttattttatcaatatttaagaAAGACGATTTTAATTTGCACATGCAGAGTTgcagttatatatttattatattatgaatatATCATGtacaagttatttttaaaataagcgTCTCCCCCTATTTGATACTGTGCATCATACATTTAATCACGTATTAGCACATAATTATCTGCCAAATCAAATCCATTGAGGGGAGTATATCATCTTTGAAGCTTGGACATGCCTCTTAAATAACATGTTCCTATGTGTGACATGTACCTAACACCGACACGCTTATGTCACGTATTGGTGAAGTGTTCAATCTAAAAAATTTCTATTGTTTTGACATAATTTTAACACAACTCTaacacaattttaataaaaataaatacaatgattttctaaaaactCAAATTTATTGTATAAGTTTCTATTATAATTACAGAAATAAGAAACAAATCTTATATGATCACAAATACATGAACTATATATGTAGTATTgagaattttatatttaacctCCTATCATATCTTCAtaaaatgtgaaattttttaatatgttctCTTTATATGAATCTCGACTAAAGTGTCTTTTTCAATTATAATGATCAAGAAGGAGATGCAATGTCTTTAATGAATTATATCCTCTGTTCACACTTTGAATGTTAGATAAATGgattaaatcaatttttgtgTAGGTGACAATATGATTCGACTATTATATTTGGCTAACAATATTTATAGAtgattttgaatatataaatcttgattgtcaatttaaataattcataatgatTTAATATATAGATCTATGTTCTGGTGTCCTGCATTTTGGGAGTTACACGTGTCAAAGTGTTTGTGCCTGTGTCATGTTAAGTGTCCGTGTCAGTACCTACATAGACCATAACTGATGGGAACATGCTTTGTATGGCTAGTAGGAACAGAGAAATTTGTACAGGTGGGTTAATATGACCTCTGCATAgactcaattaatttatttatatatagagaAAACCACAAATATACCTGCATGGAGCTATGTAATATAAGCTTGTAATAGGATTTAAACTCAAGCCCTTTTTCTGTAAAAGGACTTGTGTTAAGACGAGTCTTAAAGCTTCAGCAAAAATGCCCGTGACCTGGTAAACTGTACCAACTACATTAAAATGAATTTCTCCGTAGGAGGAAATGACAACTCCAACACTGACCAGCAACATGTTGAAGAACACATCGCATCTTGCTTTGTCAGTGCCACAAATAACAGCCACCAGGAATGTTGCCACGGGCACTGAAAAATCATGTTTTAGAATCAACAAAATAATCATTCAGAGGGGTAAGCAAAGCATGTGATGTCTGTTAAAAACGTACTTAGAGCCTTCAGCATCTGGATGAATGCCACAGAAATATGCAAATAAGCTGTGTTACCAAACCTGTAAAGACATAATAAATTCTTCATAAAAACCTGACTGTTTTTTCACAAGTACTGATATTGCACAAGGTGTGAGCATGCGATTAGAGAAACACAAAACATCCACCAAAGTAGTACAAGTGAGCTATCATAATTTTCTTACAAACATCATAGCTTGAACggattaattaaaatgatagaaaattaacaaattacaaATGTGTGAGTGTTCTGATCCCAAAATTAACCTTGTTTCAACTTCTAAACAATGTGGAACTATTAGATATACTAGCACCGTGGTGAcacaaaaagtaaaatacaaGTTTGAGGCAAGTATAATACAATGACTTAAGGCCACACAACCTATTCCACAATGACCTATCATTGAATAGAGAATCATGGTCATTCCAAACACTGAATGATACACTTTTCTCTTTATTATGCCACCAGATTCTTTCAAAAAGGGCTTTCAATAGAGAACATATAACTTCATGCCTATAGTACCATCTTAATAGTTTTAGTCGATTCGCCATCTCCATTCTACTGCAGGCTAATGTCCGAATATCCTTAAACGGGTTTGTTTACAttagaaaaaagttttgaaaacaaGATCCTGCTGAGAAACTGGTTAAGTCCCAGGTCTAGATAATTCAGAAGAGTGGTGCAGAAAAGAAGGGTAAAAAGTAGGCCAAAATCAGTCAAAGCTAATTAGCAAGTAAACAAGATTTTTCACAGATGTGAAGGATACTCCCATTATCAAATCTGAGGGTAAGTTTGATCCCAACTC contains:
- the LOC114179418 gene encoding novel plant SNARE 13 yields the protein MASNLQMSPEVEQIHGEIRDNFRALANGFQKLDKIKDANRQTNQLEELTDKMRDSKRLIKEFDRKIKDEEGRNPPEVNKQLNDEKQSMIKELNSYVALRKTYMNTIGNKKLELFDNGAGASEPTADENVRLASEMSNQELINAGTKTMDETDQAIERSKQVVHQTIEVGTQTAATLKGQTEQMGRIVNELDSIQFSIKKASQLVKEIGRQVATDKCIMLFLFLIVCGVIAIIVVKIVNPHNKDIRDIPGLAPPVPTRRLLYARTTDHFD
- the LOC114179950 gene encoding probable sugar phosphate/phosphate translocator At1g48230 — protein: MINKTLFFTYFYLFVYILLSSGVILYNKWVLSPKYFNFPLPITLTMIHMGFSGAVAFFLVRVFKVVSPVKMTFEIYATCVIPISAFFASSLWFGNTAYLHISVAFIQMLKALMPVATFLVAVICGTDKARCDVFFNMLLVSVGVVISSYGEIHFNVVGTVYQVTGIFAEALRLVLTQVLLQKKGLSLNPITSLYYIAPCSFVFLFVPWYLLEKPVMEVSQIQFNFWIFFSNALCALALNFSIFLVIGRTGAVTIRVAGVLKDWILIALSTVIFPESAITWLNIIGYAIALCGVVMYNYIKVRDVRASQSPAEIIPDRMTKDWKFEKRSSDLYVADNVGNNGGNGSLSDMNFDEEAPLISSSRVSHIGRMQLANHATGK